The proteins below come from a single Marinobacter sp. MDS2 genomic window:
- a CDS encoding DEAD/DEAH box helicase yields the protein MSGYFKDLINQSLERTRESTLSILGLADPGLRAHLAKQMSNQLGEEGCFLAPPVFEHTFGWEPGNITFKALEGELLSSEVISALSDAPNENYRFDPNIKPYTHQLTAWRTLLAEKPQSAVITTGTGSGKTECFMIPILQDLVSEYQQTRKPLQGVRALFLYPLNALINSQRERLDAWTRPFDQNIRFCLYNGNTKESRASVRKEQKEAPNQTLSREELREHPSPILMTNATMLEYMLVRQVDDPIIRKSREAQSLRWIVLDEAHTYIGSQAAELSLLLRRVVEAFGREASDIRFVATSATIADEKAEERLREYLAGLAGVPLHQVVVIGGQRQVPEIQFDGDDSGMSLTQLKSIEEGSTTSAKRFDALCKSRTAQLIRNTVVNSPKPVSLNDLSGSVGPLLVSKDAVEQQQELLEWLDLLTDTKPSDKQEPFLKLRAHLFQRMLHGLWSCVNPGCSAKSEDLKDWPFGQVYVQQRGKCDCGSPIYEVGFCDDCKTPHLTAEHAHPYLRQASPYVGDEFSLQEDDSDDSGLSDSAGSSLKGRTVIAPKPHEAFVSEDLDLDTAELGKLDAENSITISQADEHESICVNCGSAGKTPGGFLRKSYLGSPFYVSNAVPTVLEFCPDPSREDCDGESPESLPGRGRKLITFTDSRQGTARMAVRMQQEAERSRLRGLVFQILRNKQAKADAGPKNAPTASYEELIQQAEQLEKMGMHAAASGVRSEAEKLNSGGSSEDRLEVPWPELVEDLAATNDLKYSILDYNRYANPQLFKGNEGSYSMARVLLLREFARRPKNQNSTETLGLVSVGYKGLEQITHTPDFWTETQAPSADGKSESRLTLDDWKDFLKVALDFHVRENTFLRFGETERSWMGARFAPKELYAPGSDVSGTRDKAWPQFQKGSQSRLVKVLSLGTGLNTELESQRNKLNGWLKAAWQALVKSQILQTQGGGYALSRETLTFSLPKSAWVCPVTNRLIDTTFRGLTPYLPNKAEVEKYRCTRIDMPEFTSLAPEGETEGVLRSIRNRVAANDVVASLREQNLWTDISDRTAEGGFYYRTAEHSAQQAAERLQRYEDDFKKGKINVLNCSTTMEMGVDIGGISAVVMNNVPPHPANYLQRAGRAGRRSEPRAVAYTLCKPDPHNTRAFQNPQWPWVTAIPAPVITLSAAPLVQRHVNSFLLANFLKSETDSEDDRTRLNVHWFFGGNPSVCERFVDWLDTLAAGSAENNVVKGVGRITRENTALSATSFAVLAADCKEAIQRLSSSWREEYRRLNERHREASDDAYKKALELEKTRHEEEYLLRDLAARAFLPGYGFPTDVVNLNTYNVEDFINKTARKQEKSREDNIFTYKEKPSRGLPIAIREYAPGAQVVIDGRVYRSAGVTLYSYYDSAQGGPQKFDLAWSCQNCGAHGYREYAYVNSDELSCTQCHSMINPKYVKRVLRPAGFTTDFYDSTSNDVTSQKFIPVEKPRISVDENVISLPDERCGFIRFGDKGHVFHHSGGENGTGYAVCLSCGRADSMSANHEKPKDLQPDKFHRPIGGNAGSHKEKDCSGEQVMAGIYLGYQAQTDVLELILKSPITGEWIPASEDGRVIATTLAVALRDTIADQLGIATTEMGFGVRQDKDLDTGATRFVIQVYDDVAGGAGFVLTGLENLAELIEKMLRKLECPANCDNVCAACLASKDSRVEFDELNRKAALEWVAHSGIRDHLCLPEPFASVPGAAYWPYDPERFVRHWINKGAKAVSLRLKGDPSEWDLGNPDFRRKLMGWRAIDGLRVTLILPKGATLSEEIKQELANLGRFGISVSETGEDHPNPDIRMPLQFEFEKDGLVTLITNSINAQSPGKNWLSGDDQALWVYSHQEPTFSASTIDMAGWSAQPSGAAVLELTTELNGSIQDLARNFWSILKQKAPSYAEAIDQEKIVSLQYEDRYLKSPWAVVMLANILKAVEIGDETSLSVITMPGDGRRDSRMAWDDWVNAETQRVVSGAFLRAALGAKQVDFQVNNDRRELTHRRMLSIGLASGRTIKLAFDQGMGYWEMKAFRHDLKYFNFDLGLEAQVQRMLELDKEGRLVNAGGWATDIAVYEDSSMDH from the coding sequence ATGAGTGGTTATTTCAAGGATCTCATTAACCAATCACTAGAGCGTACCCGGGAGTCCACGCTCAGCATCTTGGGCTTGGCTGACCCCGGATTGCGAGCCCATTTGGCAAAGCAAATGAGCAACCAGTTGGGCGAGGAGGGCTGTTTTCTCGCGCCACCGGTCTTCGAGCACACGTTTGGATGGGAGCCGGGCAATATTACCTTTAAGGCCCTGGAGGGCGAACTGCTCAGCAGTGAAGTTATCTCTGCTTTGTCCGATGCGCCCAACGAAAACTATCGGTTTGACCCGAATATAAAACCGTATACGCATCAGTTGACTGCCTGGCGAACTTTGCTCGCTGAAAAACCACAGTCTGCGGTAATCACCACCGGGACAGGGTCAGGTAAAACCGAGTGCTTCATGATCCCGATCTTGCAGGATCTCGTCAGTGAATATCAGCAGACAAGGAAGCCACTTCAAGGCGTGCGAGCCCTGTTCCTTTATCCTCTTAATGCGCTGATCAACTCTCAACGGGAACGTCTTGACGCCTGGACTCGGCCATTCGATCAGAACATCAGGTTCTGTCTTTACAATGGCAACACTAAAGAATCTAGAGCCTCCGTTCGGAAAGAACAAAAAGAGGCTCCCAATCAAACCCTCTCACGGGAGGAGCTGAGGGAGCATCCGTCGCCGATTCTAATGACTAATGCGACGATGCTTGAGTATATGCTCGTCCGTCAGGTGGATGATCCAATCATTCGAAAGTCACGGGAAGCGCAATCTCTTCGCTGGATTGTCCTCGACGAAGCCCACACCTACATCGGATCTCAAGCCGCTGAGCTCTCTCTGCTGCTTCGTCGTGTAGTCGAAGCCTTTGGCCGCGAAGCCTCAGATATCCGGTTTGTCGCCACATCTGCGACCATCGCTGATGAGAAGGCTGAAGAAAGGTTGAGAGAATACCTTGCAGGTCTGGCTGGTGTTCCTTTGCACCAGGTTGTAGTGATCGGTGGTCAGCGTCAGGTTCCGGAAATTCAGTTTGACGGCGATGACAGCGGCATGTCTTTGACACAGTTAAAGTCGATCGAGGAGGGAAGCACAACCTCGGCCAAGAGATTCGACGCCCTTTGCAAATCCAGAACGGCACAGCTGATACGGAATACGGTAGTCAACTCACCGAAGCCCGTCAGCCTTAACGATCTCTCCGGCTCTGTGGGGCCTCTGTTGGTAAGTAAGGACGCTGTTGAGCAACAGCAGGAGCTGTTGGAATGGTTGGATCTGCTGACCGATACCAAGCCGTCGGATAAACAGGAACCTTTCCTCAAATTACGGGCCCACTTGTTTCAACGCATGCTTCATGGACTCTGGAGCTGCGTAAACCCCGGCTGCTCCGCAAAATCCGAGGATCTCAAAGACTGGCCATTCGGCCAGGTTTATGTTCAGCAGCGTGGGAAATGTGACTGTGGTTCGCCAATATACGAAGTCGGCTTTTGTGACGACTGCAAGACACCTCACCTGACGGCTGAGCATGCTCATCCGTATCTGCGTCAGGCCAGCCCCTATGTCGGTGATGAGTTCTCACTGCAGGAAGATGACTCGGATGACAGCGGGCTTTCGGACAGCGCCGGGAGCTCATTGAAAGGGCGTACCGTCATTGCGCCCAAGCCCCACGAAGCCTTCGTTTCTGAAGATCTGGATCTGGACACGGCAGAGCTTGGGAAGCTGGACGCCGAAAACAGCATCACGATTTCACAGGCGGACGAACATGAATCGATCTGCGTGAACTGTGGTAGCGCCGGCAAAACGCCAGGCGGCTTTCTGCGCAAGTCGTATCTGGGATCACCTTTCTACGTCAGTAACGCCGTGCCAACGGTTCTGGAGTTTTGTCCTGACCCTTCCCGCGAAGATTGCGATGGGGAATCACCCGAATCCCTGCCGGGGCGTGGCCGCAAGCTGATCACCTTTACCGATAGCCGCCAGGGCACTGCTCGTATGGCGGTGCGTATGCAGCAGGAAGCGGAACGCTCGCGTCTGAGAGGGTTAGTATTTCAGATACTGAGAAATAAGCAGGCAAAGGCTGACGCCGGCCCTAAAAATGCTCCGACGGCTAGCTATGAAGAATTAATACAGCAAGCCGAGCAGCTTGAGAAAATGGGAATGCACGCTGCTGCTTCGGGGGTAAGGTCTGAAGCTGAGAAACTCAATAGTGGGGGGAGTTCAGAAGACCGTTTGGAGGTTCCCTGGCCTGAACTGGTCGAGGATCTAGCCGCCACGAACGACCTCAAATACTCAATTCTGGATTACAACCGCTACGCCAACCCACAGTTGTTCAAAGGCAATGAGGGCAGCTATTCCATGGCGCGAGTTCTCCTCTTGCGCGAATTCGCCCGCCGGCCCAAAAACCAGAACAGCACGGAAACGCTGGGTCTCGTGTCTGTTGGCTACAAAGGCCTGGAGCAGATAACACACACACCCGACTTCTGGACCGAAACTCAGGCTCCGTCGGCAGATGGCAAAAGCGAATCCCGGCTAACCCTGGACGACTGGAAAGATTTTCTGAAAGTTGCCTTGGACTTCCACGTAAGGGAAAACACTTTTCTCCGGTTTGGCGAAACGGAGCGTTCATGGATGGGCGCGCGGTTCGCGCCGAAAGAGCTATACGCTCCGGGCAGCGATGTCAGTGGCACCAGAGACAAGGCGTGGCCTCAGTTTCAAAAGGGTTCGCAGTCGCGCTTGGTCAAGGTGCTTTCTCTCGGAACAGGCTTGAACACCGAGCTGGAATCGCAACGAAACAAGCTGAACGGTTGGCTCAAGGCCGCCTGGCAAGCATTGGTAAAATCACAGATTCTGCAAACTCAGGGTGGGGGTTATGCGCTTTCCCGCGAAACACTGACCTTTTCTCTGCCCAAGTCGGCTTGGGTATGCCCGGTTACAAACCGGCTAATCGACACTACATTCCGTGGGTTAACTCCCTACTTGCCCAACAAGGCCGAAGTAGAGAAGTATCGATGCACAAGAATTGATATGCCTGAATTCACCTCGCTTGCCCCGGAAGGGGAGACGGAAGGTGTGCTCCGGTCTATCCGAAACCGCGTTGCGGCAAATGACGTTGTTGCGTCTCTTCGTGAGCAAAACCTCTGGACGGACATTTCAGATCGAACCGCTGAGGGCGGCTTTTACTATCGCACCGCCGAACACTCCGCACAGCAAGCTGCAGAGCGCCTACAGAGATACGAGGATGATTTCAAAAAAGGCAAAATCAACGTTCTCAATTGTTCCACCACCATGGAGATGGGCGTTGATATTGGCGGTATTTCGGCTGTAGTCATGAATAATGTGCCGCCCCACCCAGCCAACTACCTCCAGCGAGCGGGTCGCGCCGGCCGGCGTAGTGAGCCGAGAGCCGTTGCCTACACTCTATGTAAACCAGATCCCCACAACACCCGGGCCTTCCAGAATCCTCAGTGGCCCTGGGTAACGGCCATTCCAGCTCCGGTGATTACTCTCAGTGCGGCGCCGCTGGTACAACGGCACGTGAATTCTTTCCTGCTAGCGAACTTCCTCAAGTCCGAAACGGACAGTGAGGATGATCGCACCCGATTAAATGTTCATTGGTTCTTCGGCGGTAATCCCTCGGTGTGTGAAAGGTTTGTCGATTGGCTGGATACACTGGCCGCCGGATCAGCAGAAAACAACGTGGTGAAAGGAGTTGGCCGGATCACTCGAGAAAATACCGCGTTATCCGCCACATCCTTTGCCGTGTTGGCAGCCGACTGTAAAGAAGCGATCCAACGATTGTCATCATCCTGGCGGGAAGAATACCGTCGCCTCAATGAACGGCATCGCGAAGCGTCGGATGACGCATACAAAAAAGCGTTGGAACTCGAGAAAACGCGCCACGAAGAGGAGTACTTACTGCGCGACCTGGCGGCCCGCGCTTTCCTGCCGGGGTATGGCTTTCCCACAGACGTAGTGAACCTCAATACCTATAACGTCGAAGATTTCATCAATAAGACCGCCCGCAAACAGGAGAAGTCCCGCGAGGACAACATCTTTACTTACAAGGAAAAACCATCAAGGGGCCTACCGATCGCCATCCGCGAATATGCTCCTGGAGCCCAGGTTGTCATCGATGGACGTGTATACCGCTCTGCCGGTGTGACCCTGTATTCCTATTACGACAGCGCGCAGGGTGGACCACAAAAGTTTGATCTGGCCTGGAGTTGTCAGAATTGCGGTGCACATGGCTACCGAGAGTATGCCTATGTGAACAGTGATGAGTTGTCATGCACACAGTGCCACAGCATGATCAACCCGAAATACGTCAAAAGGGTTCTCAGACCGGCTGGCTTCACCACGGATTTCTACGATTCGACGAGTAACGACGTTACTTCTCAGAAATTCATCCCCGTTGAAAAGCCCCGGATCAGCGTAGATGAGAATGTGATTTCACTGCCTGACGAACGCTGCGGTTTCATCCGGTTCGGAGACAAAGGCCATGTCTTCCACCATTCGGGCGGTGAAAACGGAACCGGATACGCTGTTTGTCTGAGCTGCGGACGCGCAGATTCTATGTCTGCCAACCACGAGAAACCAAAAGACCTTCAGCCTGACAAGTTTCACCGCCCCATTGGAGGAAATGCGGGTAGCCACAAAGAGAAAGATTGTTCGGGCGAGCAGGTTATGGCTGGGATCTACCTTGGGTACCAGGCTCAAACTGATGTCCTGGAACTCATACTCAAGAGTCCGATTACCGGTGAATGGATACCGGCCTCAGAAGACGGCCGGGTCATTGCCACAACCCTGGCAGTCGCGCTGAGGGATACCATTGCAGACCAGCTCGGCATCGCGACCACTGAAATGGGCTTCGGGGTCCGGCAAGACAAAGACCTCGATACAGGAGCAACCCGTTTCGTCATCCAGGTATACGATGACGTCGCCGGTGGCGCGGGCTTTGTTCTGACGGGATTAGAGAATCTGGCAGAACTGATCGAAAAGATGCTCAGAAAGCTTGAGTGCCCAGCCAACTGCGACAATGTCTGTGCGGCCTGCCTTGCCAGCAAAGACAGCCGGGTGGAATTCGACGAGCTGAACCGTAAGGCAGCACTGGAATGGGTCGCTCACAGCGGTATCAGAGACCATCTATGTTTACCTGAACCTTTCGCTTCTGTTCCCGGCGCAGCCTACTGGCCGTATGATCCTGAGCGGTTTGTCCGGCATTGGATTAACAAAGGCGCGAAAGCTGTCTCATTGCGTCTAAAAGGAGACCCCAGCGAATGGGATCTCGGAAACCCTGATTTTCGCCGGAAACTCATGGGATGGCGGGCTATCGATGGCTTGCGAGTAACTCTGATCTTGCCGAAGGGCGCCACGTTGAGTGAGGAGATCAAACAGGAGCTCGCCAATCTCGGCCGATTCGGTATCAGCGTCTCAGAGACAGGCGAGGATCACCCAAATCCAGATATAAGAATGCCGCTTCAGTTCGAGTTTGAAAAGGACGGGCTCGTTACTCTGATCACCAACAGCATCAACGCCCAGAGTCCCGGTAAAAACTGGCTGAGTGGCGATGATCAGGCCTTGTGGGTTTATTCACATCAGGAGCCTACTTTCTCAGCCAGCACCATAGATATGGCAGGTTGGTCGGCTCAGCCTAGCGGCGCCGCGGTGTTAGAGCTGACCACTGAACTGAACGGCTCCATTCAGGATTTGGCCCGAAACTTCTGGAGCATACTCAAGCAAAAGGCTCCGAGTTATGCGGAAGCCATTGATCAAGAAAAAATTGTTTCGCTGCAGTACGAGGATCGCTATCTCAAGTCTCCCTGGGCGGTAGTAATGCTCGCCAATATTTTGAAAGCGGTGGAAATAGGCGATGAAACATCATTGTCTGTTATCACCATGCCTGGCGATGGCCGTCGGGATAGTCGAATGGCGTGGGACGATTGGGTAAACGCCGAAACGCAGCGCGTCGTCTCGGGTGCATTTCTGAGGGCCGCTCTAGGGGCCAAACAGGTAGACTTTCAAGTCAATAATGATAGGCGTGAACTTACCCACCGTCGGATGCTTAGCATTGGATTGGCCTCGGGGCGTACGATCAAGTTGGCTTTCGATCAGGGCATGGGCTACTGGGAAATGAAAGCCTTCCGCCACGATCTGAAATATTTCAATTTTGATCTGGGCCTTGAAGCACAAGTACAAAGAATGTTGGAGCTTGATAAAGAGGGTCGGCTAGTCAATGCCGGTGGCTGGGCCACCGATATTGCGGTTTACGAAGACAGTAGTATGGATCATTAA
- a CDS encoding SLOG family protein: MRKIAVIGSRHFNDYDRLERVLQPWLPAHIISGGAKGADALAEQLARENKLPITVIKPDWKQYGRGAGPIRNRTIVDTADLVIAFWDGKSRGTASALNYARAKGKTVIVETVGE; this comes from the coding sequence ATGCGCAAGATCGCCGTTATTGGTTCTCGCCACTTTAATGACTACGACCGCCTGGAGCGTGTGCTTCAACCCTGGCTACCTGCACATATCATTTCTGGTGGTGCAAAAGGCGCGGATGCTCTGGCGGAGCAACTGGCCCGAGAAAATAAGCTGCCTATTACCGTGATCAAACCCGACTGGAAACAATACGGCCGTGGGGCCGGCCCGATTCGCAACCGTACCATCGTTGATACAGCTGATTTGGTGATCGCCTTCTGGGATGGCAAATCCCGGGGTACCGCGTCCGCCCTGAATTATGCCCGGGCAAAAGGTAAAACGGTGATTGTTGAAACCGTGGGGGAATGA
- a CDS encoding metallophosphoesterase: protein MYDLIGDIHGHATELKALLTKMDYRETDGVWQHPERKVIFLGDFVDRGPEQVETVTIARNMVEKGHALAVMGNHEFNAVAWATEDPQNPGEHLRPHIEKNLKQHRAFLEQVGEGSELHHSMIKWFKTLPVYLDLPEFRVVHACWHPEHLAAIAKHTDKENRLLPGTWEEASRKGSEAYEAIETLLKGLEIPLPGDHHFFDKDKNKRTNIRTEWWREGELTYRDLAMVPEEVIDKIPHEPVASHVLPGYDGEKPLFVGHYWMKGEPAPLNERIACLDYSVAGGPGGKLCAYRFDGAQRLKAKCFTWVQ, encoded by the coding sequence ATGTACGACCTGATCGGTGATATTCACGGCCACGCCACTGAACTCAAAGCCCTCCTCACCAAGATGGATTACCGCGAAACAGACGGCGTGTGGCAGCACCCCGAGCGAAAGGTCATTTTCCTGGGTGACTTTGTAGACCGCGGCCCGGAACAGGTAGAAACCGTCACCATTGCCCGAAACATGGTCGAGAAGGGCCACGCTCTGGCGGTCATGGGCAACCACGAATTCAACGCAGTAGCCTGGGCTACGGAAGACCCGCAAAACCCTGGTGAACATCTTCGCCCCCATATCGAAAAAAACCTGAAGCAGCACAGAGCCTTTCTGGAGCAAGTAGGTGAGGGGAGCGAACTGCACCACAGCATGATCAAGTGGTTCAAAACCTTGCCGGTGTACCTGGACTTGCCGGAATTTCGAGTAGTACACGCCTGTTGGCACCCAGAGCATCTTGCGGCCATAGCCAAGCACACCGATAAAGAAAACCGGTTACTTCCTGGCACCTGGGAGGAGGCAAGCCGAAAGGGCTCAGAGGCCTATGAGGCGATTGAAACTCTTCTCAAAGGGTTGGAGATTCCGCTTCCGGGCGACCATCACTTCTTCGACAAAGATAAGAATAAGCGAACCAACATCCGCACTGAATGGTGGCGCGAGGGTGAGCTGACCTATCGCGATCTTGCCATGGTACCGGAAGAGGTCATCGATAAAATTCCCCATGAACCAGTAGCTTCTCACGTTTTACCCGGTTACGACGGTGAGAAGCCGCTGTTTGTGGGGCATTACTGGATGAAAGGGGAGCCGGCTCCATTGAATGAGCGCATTGCTTGCCTGGATTACAGCGTTGCCGGTGGGCCCGGCGGAAAATTGTGCGCATATCGGTTCGATGGAGCACAAAGGTTGAAAGCAAAGTGTTTTACCTGGGTCCAGTAA
- a CDS encoding STY4851/ECs_5259 family protein, giving the protein MDMGMRSKSKAWVNEFLFIRGMISGPDGSPLYLYHVTDEEFAYLPTLLRQTLPDIESPVHSVYWSAAFCLFVAEKYRREYDGTNLGWSWEGFEKPLSIKLPSLRHSEIVRKGLEFWRRPIRLRTNGHDYLGSLFDEGGLPWRLIQSDTHGFGRAVRGTISNYYRVQQLGGDIASTVSNYAQYFPQTFRTHEKYLLIASIVEWLMGIAEAHPIASIEDPTDYLDEHAPDWRKLSPLPVSEGNARNLINEWLKDASKSRSEKKRIEADEKNFTCDHWLKGTYENWAIETEVFLPSELSISLEGAPIQSTRVEVAFYEGDELLRRSGIVHGKVNDDRSQITLKINNRAIRVGRVNPELPLTVQLLSNGQRIDVFYFEGSEVDFASLPLIFIEDGEQLKLASTASTTLAASYALVRVPPAMSSEDLSKSELLGSDQLGAEWIRVSEDITFVGADSRVVVRFDPNAVITKPTLAGTVSLYDTLPNLVYRGWPNLRATGNEDNQDISLFANGKPLEFDYQKNEVGSFSLSAVARGGETVLRRKIGVIPKDLRVISVPASTHSSAKIILRSGRKLAVCILDDSMRAETQLIDDGCEITLEPIVRGQVPQKVSVALSDGLNPGEPVILRLPYPRTGAQLYDDVGTEVKGGLISLDQLIGMSMTLTPKPDTREQFFVSLELVCPQLPNFRRYYPFTVNTQAQRISLYAFEEDIQQMLGTTSNQDAFVRISVETDRILKQLNIVRYNARLEGPSSTGRLEVVTDTLCESENSVRVSGMRLDDPRALPVEVPERVSEGVGMGVFEIPPKMMKNGPWLLFPPAESSLKFRPTVWVTEDSANTSESPVNTLHSAAKAFHPVHNPNAFDQVISAMARDFSHSGWDYLRALKEQYSALPLSAFESWKALANNTSAIAAAVFRLEFDPAFCRRLSNELAVIWETVNVQTWINVRAGQSDFLVDQGIPEELAEKLVEDRISSVATAIPCFMHLSNYLREPKHVNLEQVPYVFAKICFEDLRRNHADDQRWPEWFKVELANWVHQQNFPAEITTLPDVGFSRAVAYLPVFMAAVTAGKARFTDVSESLPELRFAVRVLSDFDRDAWYEPTYSLVLSNLLLETEE; this is encoded by the coding sequence ATGGATATGGGTATGAGAAGTAAGTCAAAAGCCTGGGTGAATGAGTTTTTGTTCATTAGAGGTATGATTTCGGGGCCAGATGGAAGTCCGTTATACCTATACCACGTGACTGATGAAGAATTTGCCTATCTTCCGACTTTATTGAGACAGACTTTGCCCGATATCGAGAGTCCCGTGCATTCGGTATATTGGTCGGCTGCTTTCTGTCTTTTCGTTGCTGAAAAATATCGCAGAGAATACGACGGCACCAACCTCGGATGGTCTTGGGAGGGATTCGAGAAACCGCTTTCAATCAAGCTTCCAAGTTTGCGTCATTCAGAAATTGTCAGAAAAGGGCTGGAGTTTTGGCGACGTCCAATTCGCCTTAGAACCAATGGCCATGATTATCTTGGCTCTCTGTTTGATGAAGGGGGATTACCCTGGCGCCTGATTCAGAGTGACACGCACGGCTTCGGTCGGGCTGTTCGTGGGACGATTTCTAACTATTATCGAGTCCAGCAGTTAGGCGGCGACATAGCTTCGACTGTGTCGAATTACGCCCAGTATTTTCCGCAGACATTCAGGACCCATGAAAAATATCTATTGATCGCATCCATTGTTGAGTGGCTGATGGGAATTGCAGAAGCCCATCCCATTGCATCAATTGAAGATCCGACCGATTACCTTGACGAGCATGCACCCGACTGGCGCAAGCTTTCCCCTCTCCCTGTGAGTGAGGGTAATGCGCGCAATCTCATCAATGAATGGCTTAAAGATGCTAGCAAGAGTCGGTCTGAGAAAAAGCGGATTGAAGCAGACGAGAAAAACTTTACCTGTGATCACTGGTTAAAAGGCACCTATGAAAATTGGGCGATCGAAACAGAGGTATTTCTGCCTTCAGAACTTTCGATTTCGCTTGAAGGTGCCCCCATTCAGAGCACCAGGGTTGAGGTCGCTTTCTACGAAGGCGATGAACTGCTAAGGCGATCGGGAATTGTTCATGGCAAAGTGAATGACGATCGTTCACAGATTACGTTAAAGATTAACAACCGAGCAATTCGAGTTGGCCGGGTGAATCCGGAGCTCCCTTTGACCGTTCAACTTCTATCGAACGGACAGCGAATCGATGTCTTTTATTTCGAGGGAAGCGAAGTCGATTTTGCATCATTGCCACTAATTTTCATTGAGGACGGAGAGCAGTTAAAACTAGCTTCAACAGCGTCTACAACTCTGGCGGCTTCATATGCGTTGGTGAGAGTGCCCCCGGCGATGAGCTCTGAGGATTTATCCAAGAGTGAGCTGTTAGGAAGTGATCAATTGGGCGCAGAGTGGATCCGCGTATCGGAAGACATCACCTTCGTAGGTGCGGATTCGCGAGTGGTTGTGCGGTTTGACCCAAATGCAGTAATCACAAAGCCAACTCTGGCCGGAACGGTGTCGTTATACGACACACTTCCCAATCTTGTCTACAGAGGGTGGCCAAACCTCAGGGCTACTGGAAATGAGGATAATCAGGACATCAGTCTGTTCGCAAACGGTAAACCCCTGGAATTCGATTATCAAAAAAATGAAGTTGGCAGTTTCAGTCTGAGCGCCGTTGCGAGGGGAGGAGAAACCGTTCTTCGCCGAAAGATTGGTGTTATACCCAAAGATCTGCGAGTAATTTCGGTTCCCGCTTCCACTCACAGTTCCGCCAAAATCATTCTGAGGAGTGGGAGGAAGCTTGCGGTTTGTATACTTGATGATTCTATGCGGGCCGAAACTCAATTAATAGACGATGGTTGTGAGATAACCCTGGAGCCGATTGTACGAGGGCAGGTTCCGCAAAAGGTTAGCGTTGCGCTCTCTGATGGCCTTAATCCTGGTGAACCAGTGATTTTGAGATTACCTTATCCAAGGACTGGGGCTCAGCTTTATGACGATGTGGGCACTGAAGTTAAAGGTGGCTTGATATCCCTCGATCAGCTTATAGGGATGTCTATGACGCTGACACCAAAGCCCGACACGAGAGAACAATTCTTTGTTTCTCTTGAGCTTGTGTGTCCGCAACTTCCCAATTTTCGTCGTTATTATCCTTTCACAGTGAATACCCAGGCGCAGAGAATTAGCCTCTATGCGTTCGAGGAAGATATTCAACAGATGTTGGGAACAACGTCCAATCAAGACGCATTTGTTCGCATTAGCGTCGAAACAGATCGCATCCTCAAACAGCTAAATATCGTTCGTTACAATGCCCGTCTTGAGGGCCCGTCATCGACAGGAAGGCTCGAAGTAGTTACAGATACTCTATGTGAATCAGAGAACTCCGTCAGAGTATCTGGTATGCGACTCGACGACCCCCGGGCACTTCCAGTTGAGGTACCAGAGAGGGTATCCGAGGGCGTGGGAATGGGGGTATTCGAAATCCCACCGAAAATGATGAAAAACGGTCCTTGGTTACTATTTCCCCCGGCTGAATCCAGCCTTAAGTTCCGACCAACGGTCTGGGTTACGGAGGACTCTGCTAACACATCCGAATCTCCTGTAAACACCCTGCATTCGGCCGCCAAAGCATTTCACCCAGTGCACAATCCTAATGCTTTTGATCAAGTCATCTCGGCGATGGCCCGGGATTTCTCTCACAGTGGTTGGGATTATCTTCGGGCCCTTAAAGAGCAATACAGCGCTTTGCCCTTGTCGGCATTCGAGAGTTGGAAGGCTTTGGCGAACAATACTTCAGCGATAGCAGCGGCAGTTTTTCGGCTAGAGTTTGATCCTGCGTTTTGTAGGCGGTTGAGTAACGAGCTTGCAGTGATCTGGGAAACGGTGAATGTGCAGACTTGGATCAATGTTCGGGCTGGTCAGAGCGATTTTCTTGTCGACCAGGGCATCCCCGAAGAATTAGCTGAAAAACTCGTAGAGGATCGGATAAGCAGCGTCGCTACCGCAATTCCCTGCTTTATGCATCTATCGAACTATTTGCGAGAGCCAAAGCACGTGAACTTGGAACAGGTTCCTTACGTTTTTGCGAAGATATGCTTTGAAGATCTGCGACGTAATCATGCGGACGACCAGAGATGGCCCGAATGGTTCAAGGTGGAGCTCGCAAACTGGGTTCACCAGCAGAACTTCCCAGCGGAAATAACGACACTCCCCGATGTTGGTTTTTCGAGGGCAGTGGCCTACTTGCCTGTATTTATGGCGGCGGTGACTGCAGGAAAAGCGAGGTTTACGGATGTTTCAGAATCGCTTCCGGAACTGAGGTTTGCTGTTCGGGTTCTTTCGGACTTCGACCGTGACGCTTGGTATGAACCTACCTATTCACTGGTACTCTCAAATCTTTTGCTCGAAACAGAAGAATAA